One stretch of Mangifera indica cultivar Alphonso chromosome 9, CATAS_Mindica_2.1, whole genome shotgun sequence DNA includes these proteins:
- the LOC123225342 gene encoding fasciclin-like arabinogalactan protein 12 encodes MVMKQTFFSFLLLFLFHCTTSVAQAPIPAPLPPPTPPTPTASPPAPPLPTKSPPAAPTKSPPAPLVPAAAPSPSGPTNVTKILEKAKGFSLFIRLLKSTSVADQIEKQLNDSNNGVTIFAPTDGAFSSLSSGVLNSLNDEQKEELIQFHVLSSYIPLSQFQTVSNPLRTNAGDTSKYSFPLNVTAYPNSVNISTGLTHTSLSGTVYSDGQLAIYQLDKVLLPMNIFGAKPPSPAPSPTKRKKENNDSTTDDTTAADSSTDDNVNASGAMSLTIMTIQTTVLSGFAMILAIVLSL; translated from the coding sequence ATGGTGATGAAACAaactttcttctcctttttacttctctttctcttccatTGCACCACATCAGTAGCCCAGGCGCCAATCCCAGCTCCATTACCTCCTCCAACTCCTCCCACCCCAACCGCATCTCCTCCGGCTCCTCCTCTCCCTACCAAATCACCTCCAGCTGCCCCTACCAAATCACCTCCAGCTCCACTGGTGCCCGCTGCTGCTCCAAGCCCATCTGGCCCCACCAATGTCACCAAAATCCTTGAAAAGGCCAAGGGATTTTCCCTCTTTATTCGTCTCTTAAAATCCACCTCAGTGGCTGATCAGATTGAGAAACAGCTCAATGACTCAAACAATGGCGTCACCATTTTTGCACCAACTGATGGTGCGTTTTCTAGTCTTAGTTCAGGCGTTCTCAATTCCTTGAACGATGAACAGAAGGAGGAATTAATCCAATTTCACGTACTCTCTTCATACATCCCTTTATCACAGTTTCAAACTGTGAGTAACCCACTGAGAACAAATGCAGGAGACACAAGTAAATACTCCTTTCCACTAAATGTGACCGCTTATCCCAATTCAGTGAATATCTCAACAGGTCTTACACACACTAGTTTGTCTGGTACTGTTTACAGCGATGGGCAGCTTGCTATTTATCAATTAGACAAAGTGCTTCTTCCCATGAACATTTTTGGGGCCAAGCCTCCATCCCCGGCACCTTCACCAACAAAACGTAAGAAGGAGAACAATGATAGCACAACTGATGATACCACTGCTGCAGATAGTTCAACTGATGATAACGTGAATGCCTCGGGAGCAATGAGTCTCACGATCATGACCATACAAACTACGGTGCTTTCCgggtttgccatgattttagcAATAGTACTTTCTTTATGA
- the LOC123225448 gene encoding fasciclin-like arabinogalactan protein 12 yields MIMMKPLFYLSLIILFFIHFSTTVAQPAAAPAPSGPTNVTKILEKAGQFSLLIRLMKATAVADQIDHQLNDTNNGMTLFAPSDNAFNSLSTGTLNSLSDEQKMALVQFHVIPTYISLSQFQTLSNPISTNAGDSSRYKYPLNVTSYGNSVNISTGITNTSVSGTVYTDGQFAVYQVDQVLLPWDLFGAKPPAPAPAPANPKKKKADDVDDTTLAASGDLSIKVAMQNVVLFGLAMVAATMFSL; encoded by the coding sequence ATGATCATGATGAAACCTCTATTCTATTTATCACTAATTATCCTCTTTTTTATACATTTCAGCACAACTGTTGCCCAGCCAGCTGCAGCTCCAGCACCATCAGGCCCAACAAACGTCACAAAAATACTCGAAAAAGCTGGCCAATTTTCGCTTCTCATCCGGCTCATGAAGGCCACTGCAGTTGCTGATCAGATCGATCACCAACTCAATGACACAAACAATGGCATGACCCTCTTTGCGCCCAGTGATAACGCCTTCAATAGCCTCAGCACGGGCACTCTCAACTCCCTAAGCGATGAACAAAAGATGGCATTGGTTCAGTTCCATGTAATTCCCACATACATTTCGCTCTCTCAGTTTCAAACTTTGAGCAATCCAATCAGCACAAACGCCGGAGATAGTAGCCGATACAAATACCCGCTTAATGTCACCTCTTACGGCAATAGTGTGAACATATCCACAGGTATTACCAACACGAGCGTGTCTGGCACCGTATATACTGACGGCCAATTTGCTGTTTATCAAGTTGACCAAGTGCTTCTTCCTTGGGATCTTTTCGGTGCTAAGCCTCCGGCACCGGCACCTGCACCAGCAAatcctaaaaagaaaaaggctgatgatgttgatgacaCTACATTGGCCGCCTCTGGTGACTTGAGTATCAAGGTAGCCATGCAAAATGTGGTATTGTTCGGGCTTGCTATGGTTGCAGCAACAATGTTTTCTCTAtga
- the LOC123225345 gene encoding fasciclin-like arabinogalactan protein 12 has translation MVMKQTFFSFSLLLFLFHCTTTVAQAPIPAPLPPPTPPTPTASPPAPPLPTKSPPAPLVPAAAPGPSGPTNVTKILEKAKGFSLFIRLLKSTSVADQIEKQLNDSSNGVTIFAPTDGAFSSLSSGVLNSLNDEQKEELIQFHVISSYIPLSQFQTVSNPLRTNAGDTSKYTFPLNVTAYPNSVNISTGITNTSLSGTVYSDGQLAIYQLDKVLLPWNIFGAKPPSPAPSPTKRKKENDDSISDDTTAADSSTDDNANASGAMSLTIMTMQITVLSGVAMVSAMVLSL, from the coding sequence ATGGTGATGAAACAaactttcttctccttttcacTTCTCCTCTTTCTCTTCCATTGCACCACAACCGTAGCCCAGGCGCCAATCCCAGCTCCATTACCTCCTCCAACTCCTCCCACCCCAACCGCATCTCCTCCAGCTCCTCCTCTCCCTACCAAATCACCTCCAGCTCCACTCGTACCCGCTGCTGCTCCAGGTCCATCTGGCCCCACCAATGTCACCAAAATCCTTGAAAAGGCCAAGGGATTTTCCCTCTTTATTCGTCTTTTAAAATCCACCTCAGTGGCTGATCAGATTGAGAAACAACTCAATGACTCGAGCAATGGCGTCACCATCTTTGCACCAACTGATGGTGCGTTTTCTAGTCTTAGTTCAGGCGTTCTCAACTCCTTGAACGATGAGCAGAAGGAGGAATTAATCCAATTTCATGTAATCTCTTCATACATCCCTTTATCACAGTTTCAAACTGTGAGTAACCCACTGAGAACAAATGCAGGAGACACAAGTAAATACACCTTTCCACTTAATGTGACCGCTTACCCCAATTCAGTGAATATCTCAACAGGTATTACAAACACTAGTTTGTCTGGTACTGTTTACAGTGATGGGCAGCTTGCTATTTATCAATTAGACAAAGTGCTTCTTCCCTGGAACATTTTTGGCGCTAAGCCTCCATCCCCGGCACCTTCACCAACAAAACGTAAGAAGGAGAACGATGATAGCATTTCGGATGACACCACTGCTGCAGATAGTTCAACTGATGATAACGCGAATGCCTCAGGAGCAATGAGTCTCACGATCATGACCATGCAAATTACGGTGCTTTCTGGGGTAGCGATGGTTTCAGCAATGGTACTTTCTTTatga